The following coding sequences lie in one Flexivirga oryzae genomic window:
- a CDS encoding CGNR zinc finger domain-containing protein gives MSTPWMIEVDGIHLPKQLSGHPALELCNSRAGWREPPVWAGEYLRSYDALALLAATSGVISDAACAALRKKAAADPDGATAALERTRELRADLYTALTGEPGPTARRRLSQAIGHARGRQHLVLESHSARWEFGSATLDDPLDAFLLEAGSLLTCAARELVTPCPGEECGWLFLNTSRRRKWCQMAVCGNRAKQAAFAARSRT, from the coding sequence ATGTCAACCCCATGGATGATCGAGGTCGATGGGATCCACCTGCCCAAGCAACTCAGCGGTCATCCGGCGCTGGAGTTGTGCAACTCGCGTGCCGGCTGGCGCGAGCCTCCCGTGTGGGCGGGCGAATATCTGCGGTCGTATGACGCGCTCGCGCTGCTCGCGGCCACCTCCGGGGTGATCTCGGACGCGGCCTGTGCAGCGCTTCGCAAGAAAGCGGCGGCCGACCCGGACGGTGCCACGGCAGCCCTCGAACGCACCCGCGAACTACGAGCCGACCTCTACACCGCCCTGACCGGCGAACCCGGCCCGACGGCCCGCAGACGTCTCTCGCAGGCGATCGGTCATGCGCGCGGCCGACAGCACCTTGTCCTTGAATCACACTCCGCCCGTTGGGAGTTCGGATCCGCAACACTGGACGACCCGCTGGATGCGTTTCTCCTCGAAGCAGGGTCGCTACTGACCTGCGCTGCCCGTGAGCTCGTCACTCCGTGCCCGGGCGAGGAATGCGGGTGGCTCTTCCTCAACACCTCTCGGCGGCGCAAATGGTGCCAGATGGCGGTGTGTGGCAACCGCGCCAAACAGGCGGCGTTCGCCGCGCGCAGTCGCACCTGA
- a CDS encoding pseudouridine-5'-phosphate glycosidase, producing MSVHPRLQLTDEVRDALAEGRPVLALESTIISHGMPYPDNVRMAREVEALIRAEGVTPATIAVLDGVPRVGLSDDDLEMLGRAGESVTKASVRDLAYVMAKGIHGATTVAATMRLASLAGIRVFATGGLGGVHRGAASSMDLSADLTELSRTPVAVISAGVKSILDIGLTLEAMETLSIPVVGYQTDEFPSFYSRSSGYDVPMRADSPEELAAIMATQWELGVTAGLDIANPIPRADEIPADEISGIITQALADMDERGITGKDTTPYLLGRVVELTGGASLTANIALVKNNAMLGANLATAYAAVTAGRA from the coding sequence ATGAGCGTCCACCCGCGCCTGCAGTTGACCGACGAAGTACGCGACGCGCTCGCCGAGGGCCGCCCGGTGCTGGCCCTGGAGAGCACGATCATCAGTCACGGGATGCCCTATCCCGACAACGTGCGGATGGCGCGCGAGGTCGAGGCGTTGATCCGTGCGGAGGGCGTCACGCCGGCGACGATCGCCGTCCTGGACGGCGTGCCGCGTGTCGGGCTGAGCGACGACGACCTCGAAATGCTCGGTCGCGCAGGGGAATCGGTCACCAAGGCCAGTGTGCGCGATCTCGCGTACGTGATGGCGAAAGGCATCCACGGTGCCACGACGGTGGCGGCCACCATGCGGCTGGCATCGCTCGCCGGGATCCGGGTCTTCGCCACCGGTGGACTCGGGGGTGTGCACCGCGGCGCGGCGAGTTCGATGGATCTGTCGGCCGATCTCACCGAGCTGTCGCGCACCCCGGTCGCCGTCATCTCCGCGGGCGTGAAGTCGATCCTGGACATCGGGCTGACCCTCGAAGCGATGGAGACGCTCTCGATCCCGGTCGTCGGCTACCAGACCGACGAATTCCCCTCGTTCTACTCGCGATCCAGTGGGTATGACGTGCCCATGCGCGCCGACTCCCCGGAGGAGCTCGCGGCGATCATGGCGACGCAATGGGAGCTCGGGGTCACCGCCGGTCTGGACATCGCGAACCCGATCCCGCGGGCCGACGAGATCCCGGCGGACGAGATCTCGGGCATCATCACCCAGGCGCTCGCGGACATGGACGAGCGTGGCATCACCGGCAAGGACACGACGCCATACCTGCTCGGCCGGGTCGTCGAGCTGACCGGTGGCGCATCGCTGACAGCGAACATCGCGCTGGTGAAGAACAACGCCATGCTCGGCGCGAACCTGGCCACGGCGTACGCCGCCGTCACGGCCGGCCGGGCGTAG
- a CDS encoding carbohydrate kinase family protein — protein sequence MGAVLVVGGANVDVIARSAAPFVAGTSNPGTAHSSAGGVGRNIAANLGLLGVPTTLIAAFGNDTFGRRLEDETRSAGVDLGHAVQLPMPSGSYLAMLDADGELVGAVSDMTATESLLPEHVREGVVAAASYLVVDTNLSAPLLEHVCRTAASHGVPVVLDPVSDLKAQRLLPVLGAVPIHTITPTRSELAALSGESDLVSGVHALHAAGIAKVWVREGARGSTLFGEDAAVHIPAIPAEVRDVTGAGDAMCAAYVHGLTIGLDDATAATRGAVAAYLTITSDFTVRPDLSAELVEHVMEEKR from the coding sequence ATGGGAGCGGTTCTGGTGGTCGGCGGCGCGAACGTCGACGTCATCGCGCGGTCCGCGGCGCCGTTCGTGGCAGGCACCAGCAATCCCGGCACCGCACACAGCAGTGCCGGCGGCGTCGGCCGCAACATCGCCGCCAACCTGGGTCTGCTCGGTGTGCCGACCACGCTGATCGCGGCGTTCGGCAACGACACGTTCGGCCGCCGGCTGGAAGACGAAACCCGCTCTGCCGGAGTCGATCTGGGTCACGCGGTGCAGCTCCCGATGCCGAGCGGGAGCTACCTGGCGATGTTGGACGCCGACGGTGAGTTGGTCGGCGCGGTGTCGGACATGACGGCGACGGAGTCGCTGCTGCCCGAGCACGTGCGGGAGGGAGTCGTCGCCGCTGCGTCATACCTCGTGGTCGACACGAACCTGTCCGCGCCCCTGCTCGAGCACGTATGCCGCACCGCCGCCTCACACGGCGTGCCGGTGGTGCTCGATCCGGTGTCGGACCTGAAGGCGCAACGGCTGCTGCCGGTCCTCGGTGCCGTGCCGATCCACACGATCACCCCGACCCGGTCCGAGCTGGCGGCGCTGTCGGGGGAGAGCGATCTGGTCAGCGGTGTCCACGCGTTGCACGCGGCGGGTATCGCGAAAGTGTGGGTGCGCGAAGGTGCCCGTGGATCAACGCTTTTCGGTGAAGACGCCGCCGTGCACATCCCGGCGATCCCCGCGGAGGTCCGTGACGTGACGGGCGCCGGGGACGCGATGTGCGCGGCATACGTGCACGGGCTCACGATCGGGCTGGATGACGCCACCGCCGCCACGCGTGGTGCTGTCGCGGCCTACCTGACCATCACTAGTGATTTCACGGTTCGGCCCGACCTGTCCGCGGAGTTGGTCGAACACGTCATGGAGGAGAAACGATGA
- a CDS encoding peptidase E, translating into MAAQRTILATSGGLRPGERTYFEFSELTQFAVDLAGVTGRAPRLCTLATACGDNPHVLHALAEAAKVAGYEHSHLQLFTMPNVPDPAEHLLAQDVIWVMGGSVANLLAVWRVHALDEAMRAAWEAGVVLTGVSAGSLCWHTGGTTDSFGIDLRPVTNGLGLLPYGNGVHYDAEERRRPLMQRLVGDGTLPESYCTDDGVGLLYRDTEMVEAVSERDGAGAYHLVRDGDAAVETRIDPRRL; encoded by the coding sequence ATGGCTGCACAGCGAACCATCCTTGCCACCTCCGGCGGGCTGCGCCCCGGCGAACGGACCTATTTCGAGTTCAGCGAATTGACTCAGTTCGCAGTGGATCTCGCGGGCGTGACCGGTCGAGCGCCCCGACTGTGCACCCTCGCGACCGCCTGCGGCGACAATCCGCACGTGTTGCACGCACTGGCCGAGGCGGCCAAGGTCGCGGGGTACGAGCACTCGCACCTGCAGCTCTTCACGATGCCCAACGTCCCCGACCCGGCCGAGCACCTGCTCGCACAGGACGTCATCTGGGTGATGGGCGGCTCGGTCGCCAACCTGCTGGCGGTGTGGCGCGTGCACGCCCTCGACGAGGCGATGCGCGCGGCCTGGGAGGCGGGCGTCGTGCTCACCGGAGTCAGCGCCGGCTCCCTCTGCTGGCACACCGGAGGCACCACCGACTCGTTCGGCATCGACCTGCGACCGGTCACGAACGGGCTGGGGCTGCTGCCCTACGGCAACGGTGTGCACTACGACGCCGAGGAGCGCCGCCGCCCGTTGATGCAGCGGCTCGTCGGCGACGGAACGCTGCCTGAGTCGTACTGCACCGACGACGGTGTCGGCCTCCTCTACCGCGACACCGAGATGGTGGAAGCGGTGTCCGAGCGGGACGGTGCCGGCGCCTACCACCTGGTCCGCGACGGCGACGCCGCTGTGGAGACCCGCATCGATCCTCGCCGGCTCTGA
- a CDS encoding IS5 family transposase, with product MPGSDASQPSFADVEYGNRRRRTRRDQFLEMMNEVIPWDEWTGLIVPFYPTTGRRGRQPVPVETMLRMYLLQVWFSLSDEGTEDAIYDSYAFRTFLGLDFTTVQVPDATTLLHFRHLIEEHDLGKAFLDAQTRFFADQGWIMRGGTVVDATIIAAPSSTKNAAGARDPEMHQTQKGNQWYFGMKAHTGVDAGTGYVHTVTVTAANEADILQAANLMRPDDEVGYADSGYQGVAKRPEITGDEQLSQIQWRVAARKGTLKQMHPHEQHLESRKASVRAKVEHPFLIVKRDFKFTKTRYRGLAKNHNLMQVLFTSANLLMRARAVAITEAAGR from the coding sequence GTGCCTGGTTCTGATGCGTCGCAGCCGAGTTTTGCTGATGTGGAGTATGGGAATCGTCGCCGGCGGACTCGCCGGGATCAGTTCCTGGAGATGATGAACGAGGTGATCCCGTGGGATGAGTGGACGGGGTTGATCGTGCCGTTCTACCCCACGACCGGCCGCCGCGGCCGGCAACCGGTGCCGGTGGAGACCATGTTGCGGATGTACCTGCTGCAGGTGTGGTTCTCCCTGTCGGATGAGGGCACCGAGGACGCGATCTACGACTCGTACGCGTTCCGCACGTTCCTGGGCCTGGACTTCACCACCGTCCAGGTGCCGGATGCGACCACCTTGTTGCATTTCCGGCATCTGATCGAGGAGCACGACCTGGGTAAGGCGTTCCTGGACGCGCAAACCCGGTTCTTCGCCGACCAGGGGTGGATCATGCGTGGCGGGACGGTGGTGGACGCGACGATCATCGCCGCCCCCAGTTCGACGAAAAATGCTGCGGGTGCCCGGGATCCGGAGATGCACCAAACGCAGAAGGGCAACCAGTGGTACTTCGGTATGAAGGCGCACACCGGGGTCGATGCGGGCACCGGGTACGTGCACACCGTCACTGTGACCGCGGCGAACGAGGCCGACATTCTGCAGGCCGCCAACCTGATGCGCCCCGATGACGAGGTCGGGTATGCCGATTCCGGGTACCAGGGCGTGGCCAAGCGTCCGGAGATCACCGGCGACGAGCAGTTGTCGCAGATCCAGTGGCGGGTCGCGGCACGTAAGGGCACGTTGAAGCAGATGCACCCCCACGAGCAGCACCTGGAGTCGCGCAAGGCGTCGGTGCGGGCGAAGGTGGAGCACCCGTTCCTGATCGTCAAACGTGACTTCAAGTTCACCAAGACCCGGTACCGCGGGCTGGCCAAGAATCACAACCTGATGCAGGTGTTGTTCACCTCCGCGAACCTGCTGATGCGTGCCCGAGCAGTCGCCATAACCGAGGCGGCCGGGCGGTAG
- a CDS encoding DUF1232 domain-containing protein, whose protein sequence is MTPATRPPLDKLLASAPFQRSRHAAARVADDAEALSRLLEDVAAHEFGIGQLPDARGGIDIDIACAVVEAHIAALTSGEATGSVADARCRLVIAALHYLVDANDVIPDALPDGHVDDVVVMRWATRVARGEIPAE, encoded by the coding sequence GTGACCCCCGCGACCCGTCCCCCGCTGGACAAACTGCTGGCGTCGGCGCCGTTCCAGCGCTCACGCCATGCGGCGGCCCGCGTCGCTGACGACGCGGAAGCACTGTCCCGGCTGCTCGAGGACGTCGCGGCGCACGAGTTCGGCATCGGTCAGCTCCCGGATGCCAGGGGCGGTATCGACATCGACATCGCCTGCGCCGTGGTCGAAGCGCACATCGCCGCGCTCACCAGCGGTGAAGCGACCGGCTCGGTCGCCGACGCCCGCTGCCGCCTGGTGATCGCAGCGCTGCACTACCTGGTCGACGCGAACGACGTCATACCCGACGCGTTGCCCGACGGTCACGTCGACGACGTCGTCGTCATGCGCTGGGCCACCCGGGTGGCACGCGGCGAGATCCCCGCCGAATAG
- a CDS encoding HEAT repeat domain-containing protein yields MGSSPRDRIRAAAARDGGRTFVDRCCRLLDDGEIDPALVTDLGGDGAAHVLSGHEGGPGGYWPRTWAVRAFLHVWDPSATPTVIAATGDEHWRVREMAAKVIAARDIHSAAAQHALERLATDDNARVRAAADRSR; encoded by the coding sequence ATGGGCAGTTCGCCGCGCGATCGCATCCGTGCCGCAGCCGCTCGTGATGGTGGGCGGACGTTCGTGGACCGCTGCTGCCGCCTGCTCGATGACGGCGAGATCGATCCCGCTCTGGTCACTGACCTGGGCGGCGACGGTGCCGCGCACGTGCTGAGCGGCCACGAGGGCGGCCCGGGCGGCTACTGGCCGCGCACCTGGGCGGTGCGGGCGTTCCTCCACGTGTGGGACCCGTCCGCGACCCCCACGGTCATCGCGGCGACGGGCGACGAGCACTGGCGGGTGCGCGAGATGGCGGCGAAGGTCATCGCTGCGCGCGACATACACTCGGCGGCTGCGCAACACGCCCTGGAACGGCTTGCGACCGACGACAACGCCCGGGTCCGAGCGGCAGCCGACCGCTCCCGCTGA
- a CDS encoding bifunctional metallophosphatase/5'-nucleotidase, whose translation MRLGAAFIGTLTMAAGMTLAAPTHATAAPGDTQVQILGINDFHGRIQANGQEAGAAVLAGAVNQLRAEQPNTTFAAAGDLIGASTFESFIAHDKPTIDALNAAGLEVSSVGNHEFDQGYNDLVDRVMAPYDATTNPYGGAQWKYLGANVKFKDSGDPALDPTWVKDMNGVKVGFVGAVTEHLPELVSPGGLENIQVTDIASAVNKEADALKASGEADIVVMLVHEGSPDTDCSSVTDPTNDFGKIVTTLDDNVDAVISGHTHLTYNCMVDVPGWAGRAVTQRPVVSAGQYGYNLDQLNFSVSAAGDVTGIESNTLALTKEVPDPADPTKTIWEANYAPDGTVGEIVSKAVANADELGKQPLGNIDGPFNRAKDSTAVENRGGESTLGNLVAEAQRWATESATTGSAQIAFMNPGGLRADMVGNNESGYPAVLTYKQAATVQPFANTLVNMALTGAQIRQVLEQQWQPDGASRPFLRLGISKGFTYTYDPAGATNDHIRQMWLNGEPIDESATYSVTVNSFLAAGGDNFLELANGTDKKDTGQTDLQGMVDYMAANAADSALPVDNSQRSVGVHFPDGAPASYHPGDTVAFDLSSLSMSTGTATDSSVTVSLGDTQLGTFPVDSTVGTAKDDETGTASVSVTLPAGTPAGTAALTVTGDTTGTTSQVAVTVEAAPTTHTKVWLTAHNRVQRYGKGHGTKLTAWVVPAKGKAKRVPVQFFDNGVRIATVTTNGAGKADYRLSKYAAPGTHRITARYTAPNGAVVTSNRVVIRVIGGHHHRHHH comes from the coding sequence ATGAGACTGGGGGCCGCCTTCATCGGCACCCTGACAATGGCAGCCGGTATGACGCTGGCAGCGCCGACGCACGCCACGGCTGCCCCGGGTGACACCCAGGTGCAGATCCTGGGCATCAACGACTTCCACGGCCGCATCCAGGCGAACGGTCAGGAGGCCGGCGCCGCGGTGCTCGCCGGTGCGGTGAACCAACTGCGGGCCGAGCAGCCCAACACCACGTTCGCGGCCGCCGGCGACCTGATCGGCGCCTCGACCTTCGAGTCGTTCATCGCGCACGACAAGCCGACGATCGATGCGCTGAACGCCGCCGGTCTCGAGGTGTCCTCGGTCGGCAACCACGAGTTCGACCAGGGCTACAACGACCTAGTGGACCGGGTGATGGCACCGTACGACGCCACGACCAACCCCTACGGCGGCGCGCAGTGGAAGTACCTGGGCGCCAACGTGAAGTTCAAGGACTCCGGCGACCCGGCCCTCGACCCGACCTGGGTCAAGGACATGAACGGTGTGAAGGTCGGCTTCGTCGGTGCGGTCACCGAGCACCTGCCCGAGCTCGTCTCTCCCGGCGGCCTGGAGAACATCCAGGTCACCGACATCGCCAGCGCCGTCAACAAGGAGGCCGACGCGCTGAAGGCCAGCGGCGAGGCCGACATCGTGGTGATGCTGGTCCACGAGGGTTCGCCCGACACCGACTGCTCCTCGGTGACCGACCCGACCAACGACTTCGGCAAGATCGTCACCACCCTGGACGACAACGTCGACGCGGTGATCTCCGGCCACACCCACCTGACCTACAACTGCATGGTGGACGTGCCGGGCTGGGCCGGGCGTGCCGTCACCCAGCGACCGGTGGTGTCCGCCGGTCAGTACGGCTACAACCTGGACCAGTTGAACTTCAGCGTCTCCGCGGCGGGTGACGTGACCGGGATCGAGTCCAACACCCTCGCACTGACCAAGGAGGTCCCGGACCCGGCCGACCCCACGAAGACGATCTGGGAGGCCAACTACGCCCCCGACGGCACGGTCGGTGAGATCGTCTCCAAGGCGGTCGCCAACGCCGACGAGCTCGGTAAACAGCCGTTGGGCAACATCGACGGGCCGTTCAACCGGGCAAAGGACTCCACCGCCGTGGAGAACCGCGGTGGCGAGTCCACCCTCGGCAACCTGGTCGCCGAAGCGCAGCGGTGGGCCACCGAGTCCGCGACGACCGGGTCGGCACAGATCGCCTTCATGAACCCGGGCGGGTTGCGCGCCGACATGGTCGGCAACAACGAGTCCGGCTACCCGGCGGTCCTGACCTACAAGCAGGCCGCGACGGTGCAGCCGTTCGCCAACACCCTGGTCAACATGGCGCTGACCGGGGCGCAGATCCGGCAGGTGCTGGAGCAGCAGTGGCAGCCGGACGGTGCGTCCCGACCGTTCCTGCGGCTGGGCATCTCGAAGGGCTTCACCTACACCTACGACCCGGCGGGCGCGACGAACGACCACATCCGGCAGATGTGGCTGAACGGCGAGCCGATCGACGAGAGCGCCACCTACTCGGTGACGGTCAACTCGTTCCTCGCGGCCGGTGGTGACAACTTCCTGGAGCTGGCCAATGGCACCGACAAGAAGGACACCGGTCAGACCGACCTGCAGGGCATGGTCGACTACATGGCCGCGAACGCCGCGGATTCGGCTCTGCCGGTTGACAACTCGCAGCGGTCGGTCGGCGTGCACTTCCCGGACGGCGCTCCTGCGTCATACCACCCGGGCGACACGGTGGCGTTCGACCTGTCGTCGCTGTCGATGTCGACCGGCACAGCGACCGACAGCTCGGTCACGGTCAGTCTGGGCGACACTCAGCTCGGCACGTTCCCGGTGGACAGCACGGTCGGCACCGCGAAGGACGACGAGACCGGTACCGCGAGCGTGAGCGTCACGCTCCCGGCGGGCACGCCGGCCGGCACGGCCGCCCTCACCGTCACCGGTGACACCACGGGCACCACCTCGCAGGTGGCCGTCACCGTCGAGGCCGCACCGACGACCCACACCAAGGTCTGGCTCACGGCGCACAACAGGGTGCAGCGCTACGGCAAGGGCCACGGGACCAAGCTCACCGCCTGGGTCGTTCCCGCGAAGGGCAAGGCCAAGCGGGTCCCGGTCCAGTTCTTCGACAACGGAGTCCGGATCGCGACCGTCACCACCAACGGTGCCGGTAAGGCGGACTACCGGCTGTCGAAGTACGCGGCACCCGGTACGCACCGCATCACCGCGCGCTACACGGCGCCGAACGGCGCGGTGGTCACGTCCAACCGGGTCGTGATCCGGGTGATCGGCGGCCACCACCACCGTCACCACCACTGA
- a CDS encoding alpha-hydroxy acid oxidase: protein MVQRQVPKPAEVFELMRFKKPQFDGKRRRLDAALTVADLRRVAKRRTPAAAFDYTDGAAEEELSLQRARAAFRDIEFNPGILRGAAEVDTSCEIFGGRSALPFGIAPTGFTRLMQTEGETAGAGAAGAAGIPFSLSTLGTTSIEDVKAANPHGRNWFQLYVMRDREISYRLTERAAAAGFDTLFFTVDTPVAGARLRDKRNGFSIPPQLTAGTVLNAIPRPWWWWDFLTTPKLEFASLSSTGGTVGELLDAAMDPTISFDDLDVIRGMWPGKLVVKGVQSVADARKLVDLGVDGIVLSNHGGRQLDRAPVPFRLLPQVVREVGKDTQIAIDTGIMSGADIVAAIAMGADFTLVGRAYLYGLMAGGREGVDRMIAILTDEIVRTMKLLGVASLAELEPAHVTQLS, encoded by the coding sequence ATGGTTCAACGGCAGGTCCCGAAGCCCGCAGAGGTGTTCGAGCTGATGCGGTTCAAGAAGCCGCAGTTCGACGGCAAGCGCCGGCGCCTCGACGCCGCGCTGACGGTCGCCGACCTGCGCCGGGTCGCCAAGCGGCGCACTCCGGCAGCCGCGTTCGACTACACCGACGGGGCCGCCGAGGAGGAGCTGTCGCTGCAACGGGCGCGTGCCGCGTTCCGGGACATCGAGTTCAACCCGGGGATCCTGCGCGGGGCTGCCGAGGTCGACACCTCGTGCGAGATCTTCGGGGGTCGGTCGGCGCTGCCGTTCGGGATCGCGCCCACCGGCTTCACCCGGCTCATGCAGACCGAGGGTGAGACCGCAGGGGCGGGCGCCGCGGGCGCTGCCGGCATACCGTTCTCACTGTCCACCCTGGGGACCACGTCGATCGAGGACGTGAAGGCTGCGAACCCGCACGGCCGCAACTGGTTCCAGCTGTATGTGATGCGGGACCGGGAGATCTCCTACCGGCTGACCGAGCGTGCCGCCGCTGCCGGGTTCGACACGTTGTTCTTCACCGTGGACACCCCGGTCGCGGGTGCGCGGTTGCGGGACAAGCGCAACGGGTTCTCGATCCCGCCGCAGCTGACCGCCGGGACGGTGCTGAACGCCATACCCCGGCCGTGGTGGTGGTGGGACTTCCTGACCACCCCGAAGCTGGAGTTCGCGTCGTTGTCGTCCACCGGTGGCACGGTCGGCGAATTGCTGGACGCGGCAATGGATCCGACGATCTCCTTCGACGATCTGGACGTCATCCGCGGGATGTGGCCGGGCAAGCTGGTCGTCAAGGGTGTGCAGTCGGTGGCCGATGCTCGCAAGCTCGTCGACCTCGGTGTCGACGGGATCGTGTTGTCCAACCACGGTGGACGGCAGCTGGATCGGGCGCCGGTGCCGTTCCGGCTGCTGCCGCAGGTGGTGCGCGAGGTCGGCAAGGACACGCAGATCGCGATCGACACCGGCATCATGTCGGGTGCGGACATCGTCGCCGCGATCGCGATGGGTGCGGACTTCACCCTGGTCGGCCGCGCCTACCTGTACGGGTTGATGGCCGGCGGCCGCGAAGGTGTCGACCGGATGATCGCCATACTCACCGACGAGATCGTGCGCACCATGAAACTCCTCGGCGTCGCCTCCCTGGCCGAACTCGAGCCCGCGCACGTCACCCAACTGAGCTGA
- a CDS encoding aldo/keto reductase produces MRPELTMADAGGGAATGTSHAVLGLGCAPLGNLFTAIDDDTARATVDAAWDCGIRYFDTAPHYGLGLSELRLGAALSGRPRASYQLSTKVGRLIVPNPEPTGSDLSAGGFDVPGDLTRRRDYSRDGVRRSVEESLHRLGTDYVDIAYIHDPEDVMDQAVTETVAALAELRDEGVVCAIGVGMNFVEPLRRFVRETPVDVVMVAGRWTLLDRSARSLLDEAASGGVSVVVAGPFNSGLLATNSPADGATFDYAPAGHDLVTRARELASAASAVGVPLPAAALQSGTRRPEVAAVVAGLRSPHEVRAARANWDVRIPQRLWVQLDEIAGAQWQRPPER; encoded by the coding sequence ATGAGGCCCGAGCTCACCATGGCCGACGCCGGCGGTGGTGCCGCCACCGGCACATCCCACGCCGTCCTCGGCCTGGGCTGCGCACCGCTCGGCAACCTCTTCACCGCCATCGACGACGACACCGCCCGGGCCACCGTGGACGCGGCGTGGGACTGCGGCATCCGATACTTCGACACCGCACCGCACTACGGGCTCGGGCTGTCCGAGCTCCGTCTCGGAGCGGCGTTGTCCGGACGGCCGCGGGCGTCATACCAACTGTCGACGAAGGTCGGCCGGTTGATCGTGCCCAACCCGGAACCGACCGGATCCGACCTGTCGGCAGGTGGTTTCGACGTCCCCGGTGACCTGACACGTCGCCGGGACTACTCGCGTGACGGTGTCCGCCGCTCCGTCGAGGAGTCGCTGCACCGGCTCGGCACCGACTACGTCGACATCGCCTACATCCACGACCCGGAAGACGTCATGGACCAGGCGGTGACGGAGACGGTGGCCGCGCTGGCCGAGCTGCGCGACGAGGGTGTGGTCTGTGCGATCGGCGTCGGCATGAACTTCGTCGAACCGTTGCGGCGGTTCGTGCGCGAGACACCGGTGGACGTGGTGATGGTCGCCGGCCGGTGGACGCTGCTGGACCGCAGTGCGCGCTCACTGCTGGATGAGGCGGCGTCCGGTGGTGTCTCGGTGGTCGTCGCGGGTCCCTTCAACTCCGGCCTGCTGGCGACGAATTCGCCGGCCGACGGTGCGACGTTCGACTACGCACCCGCTGGTCACGACCTGGTGACGCGGGCTCGGGAGCTCGCGTCCGCCGCATCGGCCGTCGGAGTTCCGTTGCCCGCAGCGGCGTTGCAGTCCGGGACACGGCGCCCCGAGGTGGCAGCCGTTGTCGCCGGCTTGCGTTCACCCCACGAGGTGCGCGCCGCTCGCGCCAACTGGGATGTCCGGATCCCACAGCGGCTCTGGGTCCAACTCGACGAGATCGCCGGTGCACAATGGCAACGTCCCCCGGAAAGGTAG
- a CDS encoding amidohydrolase family protein, whose amino-acid sequence MTRIDAHHHVWDLAVRDQPWTKELPLLRRSFSYDELAPALRAHDIDGTVVVQTVCVPQETPELLALAAATPAVAGVVGWTDLEAADVAEQLAAVRGGSGGDRLVGIRHQVQEESDPQWLARPAVRRGLAAVAGAGLVYDLVVRADQLPMVLDAVRAVPQLGFVLDHGGKPPIASGALDPWRSQLRELAGCPNVAVKLSGLATEAQPPSLDPKTLRPYAETLLETFGADRTMFGSDWPVCLLAGSYDEAIGTAVQFTQDLSPDERADVFGGTAVRTYRLGVA is encoded by the coding sequence GTGACCCGCATTGACGCACACCACCACGTGTGGGACCTGGCGGTCCGCGACCAGCCGTGGACGAAGGAGTTGCCGCTGCTGCGGCGCTCCTTCTCGTATGACGAGCTCGCGCCGGCCCTGCGTGCCCATGACATCGACGGCACCGTCGTCGTGCAGACGGTGTGCGTGCCGCAGGAGACGCCGGAGCTGTTGGCACTGGCCGCGGCGACGCCGGCCGTCGCCGGTGTCGTCGGTTGGACCGACCTGGAAGCTGCCGACGTGGCCGAGCAACTGGCAGCCGTGCGAGGCGGATCCGGCGGTGACCGGCTCGTCGGCATCCGCCACCAGGTGCAGGAGGAGTCCGACCCGCAGTGGCTCGCCCGGCCCGCGGTGCGTCGTGGCCTGGCGGCCGTGGCCGGTGCCGGGTTGGTCTACGACCTGGTGGTCCGCGCCGATCAGCTGCCCATGGTGCTCGATGCGGTGCGGGCCGTGCCGCAGCTGGGCTTCGTGCTGGACCACGGCGGCAAGCCGCCGATCGCGTCGGGCGCGCTCGACCCGTGGCGTTCGCAACTCCGCGAGCTGGCCGGGTGCCCGAACGTTGCCGTCAAGTTGTCCGGGCTCGCCACCGAGGCGCAGCCGCCGAGTCTCGACCCGAAGACGTTGCGTCCCTACGCGGAGACGTTGCTCGAGACCTTCGGAGCCGATCGGACGATGTTCGGGTCCGACTGGCCGGTCTGTCTGCTCGCCGGCAGCTACGACGAAGCCATCGGGACAGCAGTGCAATTCACCCAGGACCTGTCGCCCGACGAGCGGGCGGACGTGTTCGGCGGGACCGCGGTGCGGACCTATCGGCTGGGCGTCGCATGA